The Bacteroidia bacterium genomic interval TGGAACTTTGGAGATAATAGTTCAGGATCCACCCTGGAAAATCCTACACACACTTATCAGACAGATGATACTTATCAGGTTACCCTCACGGTAACTTCTAATAAAGGATGCGATGCAAACACGACCCTTCCTCTCCTGATCTATCCCGGACCTGATGCGCCACAAGCAGTTGAAGACACTTCTTGTTTTGGCTATCCGGCATTTTTGATCGCCCAACCTCAGCCCGGCCAGGATGTGGACCACGTAGACTGGTACACAGAGGCAACAGGCGGCAGTCCATTCGAAACTAGCTTCACCTTTGTCACACCACCCTTGACAAGCACACAGACTTATTATATCGAAGCGGTTTCTGGATTTGGTTGCAGGAGTTCTCGTGTAGAAATCAATGCCTATACGCATGATGAGAGTTTAGGCCGTTTGGTGGTCAATGATTCTGTCCTTGAAATCCCACAAGCTATTGCTGAGTTTGCTGTCATCGGTGGCAGTCCTATTGCTACCTATGATTGGGACTTTGGAGATGGAAATACCTCTACGGACTCGGAACCAGTGCATGAATACAAAAATGCAGGCAAGTTTCTGGTTAGCTTGAACTACCTCACAGAAAATGGATGTGAAGGGCAATTCTCTCGCTTGATCGAAGTAAAAGAGTTGGTTGTCGTAAGCATCCCCTCTGCTTTCTCTCCCAATGGAGATGGAGTCAATGATTTCTTCTACATCGGCAGCAATCTGATTACTGATGTAGATTTCAAAGTTTATAACCGTTGGGGAGAACTTGTTTTCCAAAGTCAGAATCCTGATTTCCAATGGAATGGATTCAGTTCAGAAGGAAAAAGATTAGCTGAAGGTGTGTATGTGTACTTGTTTGATGGAATTGATATACAAGGACGCCCTATAGAGCGCTCCGGTACCATCAGTTTATTCAAGTAACAAATTAGCCATTTCTTGCCCAAGGGCACTTCCAATGGCTACTCCCATACCTCCCAGTCTCAAAGCTGCAAAGAGTCGATCATCCACTTGCTGGCAGATCGGCTCTTTACTTTCCCCAAAAGCCATAATTCCTGCCCAGCTATCCGCTATTTCATAAGGATGATCAGGGATGATGATATCCTCCATCAAAGCTCTGAGTTTATCCATTATCAGATCGGTGGTTTTCATCTCCAGACTTTGCTCTCCAGCAAAATCCAGATTCCGCCCTCCTCCCAACATCAATCGATCTTCATAATTCCTAAAATAATAGTAGCCTTCCTCCATATGAAATACTCCCTTTATCTTCAGTCCCTCAATGGGTTCTGTAATCAATACCTGTCCCCTACCTGGCTTTAGTTCCAGTTGAGGAAAGAATTTCTGACTAAAGGCATTGGTACAAAAGGCCACTTTCTTACAGGAGAAAAGCAATTCCTCTCCTCCCATGGGATTTTTCACCGAAATCTCCATCCTGTCCGATTTTACGTTCCAGCTATTCACCTCAGCTCCACTCAATATTCTGACACCCAGAGCAGCAACATGATTGCTTAGATTCCTCATCATTTCGCCTGTATCAATTTGAGCCTCAAAGGGATTCTCGATGATTCCTTTGACGGCATCACTTGAAAAAGCAAACTGGCTTATTCTCTCTGCTGCATTTTTATAAACCTTTGTGCCAAAAACCGGGCTCAATAATTTATTGATTTTGGCCAGTTGATCGAGGTAGTGAAGTTCTTCTCCCCTCAACAATTCATAGCCCCCATAATTGAGGTATCCCAGCTTTTTTTCTCCCAATCTCTTTTTTAGTAATCCGAGTCCCTTCCATCTTTTTTCTACCAGACCCAGCATCCCCTCCTCTCCAATGAGATTCAAGTCCTGCCATAACTCTGATACCGATCCGAAACAGGCAAAACCTGCATTTTTCGTACTGGCTCCACTCGGAAATAAGCCCCTTTCCAAAACAAGAACCTTTGCATCAGAATCCTTTTCCAATAGTTCAGCAGCGGTGGATAAGCCTACAATTCCTCCCCCCACAATTATGTAGTCATACTTCATCAAAGAATTCGATTCCCAAAAGCTGATAGATGGATATTGAGTAGGCTGCATAATATCTGAATATGAATTTCGCAGAAAAGGATACGATCCGTTAATCATTCTGCAATAAAATTATTTTGTTTTATGATTTTATTATCCCTAATATTGTGTCGGAATGAAATTAAGCCAAACATACAAGTCTTTTTATTATTACTTCTTTTATTTTTTTAAAAGCAGTCCAGGGACTTGTTAAGTATAAACAATATATTTTTTTAGCCGTCCCTGAATGATATTCAGGGATTTTTTTTTAGTCAAAAATTATGCATCAAGTGCTTCAGGCAACAAAACCCATAGCGATCCAGGGAGTCCAGGGCTCCTTCCATGAGATAGCTGCGAAGAAATACTTCGGAAATGAAATCGAACTGGAAATGTGTGATTCTTTTCCGGGCCTCTTTCAGGCAATGGAAAGTGGTCGTTCTTCTTTTGGGGTTGTTGCGATAGAAAATACCGTAGCAGGTACTATCCTTCCTAATTATGCCTTATTGCGTAATTCCAATTACAAAGTGATCGGTGAAGTTTATCTCCGCATTGAGCATCAATTGCTGGGGCTGAAAGGAAGTACGATTGAAACATTAGAAGAGGTTTATTCCCATCCAATGGCAATCAATCAGTGCAGACACTTTTTTCGCTCCTACCCTCAAATCAAATTGATTTCTGCAGATGATACGGCTGCAAGTGCAGCCAGACTCGCCCAATCACAGACCAAAGGCCAGGCAGCTATAGCGAGTCGCCTTGCAGCCGAGACCTACGAACTTGAAATTCTCGCAGAAAGTATAGAAGATAATAAGAGGAACTTTACCCGCTTCCTGATCATTACTGATGATATGGACTTCCTGGCGAAGCAAGAGGAGATTAACAAAGCGAGTATCAGTTTTATTGTAGCACATAAAGTCGGACATCTCTCTCAGATATTACAGGTTTTGAGTGCCTATGATATGAGTTTGAGTAAAATCCAGTCCTCTCCGATTGTAGGACAGGAATGGCAATATTTCTTCCATGTGGATTTGGAATTTGACGACTACGAACGATTCAGACAGTCTTTAAATGCCATCAATCCCCTTTTATCAGAGTTAAAGGTATTGGGAGAATATCCAAAAGGCGACAAAAACGTTAGTTAGAAAAAGCGCTATTGCAAAGCAAATGATTATACCTGAAGCAAATAGATTAGGCAGCGTGAAAGAATACTATTTCTCAAGAAAATTGAGAGAAATAAGAGCTCGCGTTGCAGCTGGAGAACACATCCTCAATCTCGGGATTGGCAATCCGGATATGTCTCCTTCTGATTCGACCCTTAAAACCCTGGTTAAAGAAGCCATTGAGCCGGGCAAGCATGGCTATCAACCTTATAAAGGAACTGCCCAGCTTAGATATGCTTTTGCCAAATGGTATGAGAATACCTATCGTGTACAATTACATGCAGATTCCGAAATCCTCCCGCTTATGGGATCCAAGGAAGGCATCATGCATGTCTCTATGGCTTTTCTCAATGAAGGAGATCAGGCGCTGGTACCAAATCCGGGATACCCGGCTTATTCAAGTGCAGCCCGCATTGCAGGAGCGGAAATTGTGTCTTACAAACTTTCGCCCGAAAATGACTGGTACCCAAATCTGGAAGAATTAGCCAAACAAGATCTCAGCCGTGTAAAAATCATGTGGATCAATTATCCGCATATGCCTACAGGAACACGCCCTACAGATGAGCTTTTTGAGCAGTTGGTGGCTTTCGCCCAAGAACATAAAATCCTCCTCTGTCATGACAATCCTTATAGCCTGGTATTGAATCCGGATCCTAAAAGTATTCTTTCTATCCCTGGAGCCAAAGAAGTAGCGATTGAACTCAATTCTTTGAGTAAATCTCATAATATGGCTGGATGGAGAATCGGTTTATTTGCGGGAGCAGAGGCTTACCTTCAGGCTGTGCTAAAGGTAAAAAGCAATATGGATTCAGGAATGTTCCTTCCTTTACAGGAAGCCGCAGTTAGTGCACTTGCCAATTCATTTGCCTGGCATGGAGAAAGAAATGCAGAGTACCAGAAAAGAAGGAATATTGCCTTTGAGATGCTGGATGAATTGGGATGTAGCTACAAAAAAGATCAGGCGGGTATGTTTGTCTGGGCTCGGATTCCAGATAATGAAGCAAGCGGAGAGGAATTTTCAGAACGAATTCTAAATAGCATACACGTTTTCCTGACGCCCGGATTTATTTTCGGAGATCAGGGAGAAAAATATATACGTATTTCCCTATGCACACCAATGGATGGTCTGCAACTGGCCCTGGAAAGAATTAAAGCATTTACAAAAGCAACAGTATGATTGTTTCGATCATTGGATTAGGATTGATTGGTGGTTCCCTTGCTTTGGATTTGAGAAGTAATGGCTTTGCGAGTCGTTTGATTGGTGTGGACCTGAAAAGGGAACACCAGGAGCAAGCGATGGAATTAGGCCTGGTAGATGAAATCATGGAATGGGAAGAAGCCTGCAAAGTAGCGGATATTCTTATCCTAACAGTACCTGTAAGTGCGATTCTCAAGCAGCTTCCCAAAGCCCTGGACCTTGTACGCGAGGATGCTTTGGTCATGGATATGGGCTCAACCAAATCCGAAATAAAGCAAAGCATATCTGGACATCCGAAAAGAAAACGTGCTGTGCTCGCCCACCCTATGGCGGGCACAGAGTATTCTGGGCCCAAAGCTGCTATCCATAACCTTTTTCATAGAAAGGTAGCGATCATTTGTGATCCAACAGAAAGTGATAAGGATGCCCTCGAATTGGCAGAAAGATTATTAAAAAGCCTCTTCATGCGCATCATTTATATGGATGCCCGGGAACATGATGTACATGCTGCATATGTTTCCCATGTCTCCCATATTAGTTCTTTTGTTCTGGCTCTCACGGTCCTTGAGAAAGAAAAAAGTGAAGCCAATATCTTCAATATGGCTTCCGGAGGTTTTGCCTCTACAGTTCGATTGGCGAAAAGTTCTCCCAAAATGTGGAGAGATGTCTACGAACAAAATGCGGACAACCTCATTGATGTACTCGAAATTTATATTAAAAAAATGCAGGCATTCAAAGGCCTGATTGAATCCGGAGAATTTGACAAGACAGCTGAACTCATGCAAGAAGCCAATGAGATCGGCAGGATTTTGAAAGAGACTCCTCACTTAATGAAATACAGCTAATCTAGAAATTATGGAAAAAATGGATCTGATTCCCATGAAAGAATGGGGACTGGGACTTGGAGACACCATGAATATATCCGGTCCCTGTAGCGCAGAAACCCCCGAACAAGTCATGGAGACTGCTCAGGGAGTTACTCAACATGAAGTTGATGTTCTTCGTGCAGGTATCTGGAAACCCAGAACTCGCCCTAATTCTTTTGAAGGAGTGGGAAGTGTAGGCTTGAAATGGTTGAAAGATGCCGGAGAAGCTACCGGTAAACCGGTTTGTACAGAAG includes:
- a CDS encoding prephenate dehydratase, producing MHQVLQATKPIAIQGVQGSFHEIAAKKYFGNEIELEMCDSFPGLFQAMESGRSSFGVVAIENTVAGTILPNYALLRNSNYKVIGEVYLRIEHQLLGLKGSTIETLEEVYSHPMAINQCRHFFRSYPQIKLISADDTAASAARLAQSQTKGQAAIASRLAAETYELEILAESIEDNKRNFTRFLIITDDMDFLAKQEEINKASISFIVAHKVGHLSQILQVLSAYDMSLSKIQSSPIVGQEWQYFFHVDLEFDDYERFRQSLNAINPLLSELKVLGEYPKGDKNVS
- a CDS encoding aminotransferase class I/II-fold pyridoxal phosphate-dependent enzyme, which codes for MIIPEANRLGSVKEYYFSRKLREIRARVAAGEHILNLGIGNPDMSPSDSTLKTLVKEAIEPGKHGYQPYKGTAQLRYAFAKWYENTYRVQLHADSEILPLMGSKEGIMHVSMAFLNEGDQALVPNPGYPAYSSAARIAGAEIVSYKLSPENDWYPNLEELAKQDLSRVKIMWINYPHMPTGTRPTDELFEQLVAFAQEHKILLCHDNPYSLVLNPDPKSILSIPGAKEVAIELNSLSKSHNMAGWRIGLFAGAEAYLQAVLKVKSNMDSGMFLPLQEAAVSALANSFAWHGERNAEYQKRRNIAFEMLDELGCSYKKDQAGMFVWARIPDNEASGEEFSERILNSIHVFLTPGFIFGDQGEKYIRISLCTPMDGLQLALERIKAFTKATV
- a CDS encoding prephenate dehydrogenase, producing the protein MIVSIIGLGLIGGSLALDLRSNGFASRLIGVDLKREHQEQAMELGLVDEIMEWEEACKVADILILTVPVSAILKQLPKALDLVREDALVMDMGSTKSEIKQSISGHPKRKRAVLAHPMAGTEYSGPKAAIHNLFHRKVAIICDPTESDKDALELAERLLKSLFMRIIYMDAREHDVHAAYVSHVSHISSFVLALTVLEKEKSEANIFNMASGGFASTVRLAKSSPKMWRDVYEQNADNLIDVLEIYIKKMQAFKGLIESGEFDKTAELMQEANEIGRILKETPHLMKYS
- a CDS encoding FAD-dependent oxidoreductase, which translates into the protein MQPTQYPSISFWESNSLMKYDYIIVGGGIVGLSTAAELLEKDSDAKVLVLERGLFPSGASTKNAGFACFGSVSELWQDLNLIGEEGMLGLVEKRWKGLGLLKKRLGEKKLGYLNYGGYELLRGEELHYLDQLAKINKLLSPVFGTKVYKNAAERISQFAFSSDAVKGIIENPFEAQIDTGEMMRNLSNHVAALGVRILSGAEVNSWNVKSDRMEISVKNPMGGEELLFSCKKVAFCTNAFSQKFFPQLELKPGRGQVLITEPIEGLKIKGVFHMEEGYYYFRNYEDRLMLGGGRNLDFAGEQSLEMKTTDLIMDKLRALMEDIIIPDHPYEIADSWAGIMAFGESKEPICQQVDDRLFAALRLGGMGVAIGSALGQEMANLLLE